The segment tgtgtgtgtgtgtgtgtgtgtgtgtgtgtgtgtgttagctggGTGAGGTCGTATATGAGGAGAGAGTGTATCCACCAGGTAAATGGGCCTGTATCACTTTTGGAGAGAAGCTTTATGAGCAGAGCATCTCTAAGGGCTTCATGAAACTCATGCGCTTCATCTGCAAGGAAAACTCCGCTGGTATTCACCCAAATTGACTCCAAATCACAGCATGGAcactcaataataaataataaacctaATATTTCATGTATAATGATCTCTGTAGGTCGTTACTTGGGCATGACCGTGCCTGTGGTGAACGGGATTATGATGCTAAAGGATGGCAGCGGATTAGAAAACGAAGTCCTGACCGCGTACTACTTACCTGCCGAGTTTCAGGCAAACCCTCCTCAGCCTGCGGACCCAGACATCACTATCGTCCACAGGGACTCGCTGCGAGTGATCACCCGGTAAGACGCTTTCCTGAGTTATGGATAGCaaaggttggatcgtacttactgataactgattaatcagccgatagtttttcaaatggataatgcaaaaaaataaaacactattaaaaaaaaaaggtacaaaactttaacacaaaaaagtactaaatcatgaaaatgcgatgaatgaaataaatatgaatgttaattaataaatattaatattataaattaattataactaatataaaaaatcgttttttttaagtactgcTCTTAAAACttacttatttgtttttttattatttttattatttaatgtttgtcCTTGGAAAGCGCTTTGAGATGtaacttttaaagaaaaatacagattattattacagaaatataattaataaatgataaataataaatataatatagcgtttttataaaaaaaaaataataaaaaccacaaaacaaacagcacgttgtgtcagtgattcacctctagaggccgctctcgtaatgacaacAGACATCTTCAGCCGCTCCAGCAACCAACGAAATCCGGAAAAATTATTGGTATGTATTTTTGCCGATATCCgatagtttcagcaatcaaaaccgattaatcggtcgacctccACTGCTAAAAACCAGGTGTAGACTCTAAAAAATCCTGTGTACGTTATAATTCATTGTGACTGACCGGTGTGTTCCAGCTCCAAACTGAGCAAGATTATACACATTTTCaagattaaacaaaacaaacaaacaaaaacaaaccctaAGTCGAGTCGTGTTGTTGTCATGCTCACTACACTTTCTGCACGTGTCGAGACTCGCATCCGGATCTTCGTGTGACGCGATGGAACTTCGTGTGTGTCATGAATCAAGGACAATATCAAGTGCTTCCTATCAATGATTGTTCTTTTGTGTATAGTGATGAATGCATGTTGCATCCGTTAGGGTTTTCTTCGGCACCACTACAGAGGAGACGATCTCAAGGCAGATCCGCTTACTGTGGGAGCTGCTGGGAACATCTGAGGACATTCACCAAGACCAGTACATGGTGGCTGTTTACGAGAACCCCGGGGTGCCATCACGTAGAAACGAGATCTGGTTCATCCGCCAGAACCCTTAAGGGGggttctgctctctctctcacacacacacacacacacacacacacacacacacacacacacacacacacacagtccttatAACTGCACCTCCCCTGTGGCACCAGCGAGAATGACCAAGCTAGTGAGATGAATAAAGACAGGACAGTTCTTTAATACTACTAACAGTATTAACTCAGGCTACTGAGGATTCTAGTGAATATTTTTCCAGGTCATATAataattttagaaaatatttttgtaaaattttgaaAGATTTGAGCCAGATATACGTTTAAGGTACATCATTCGATCACAGTTcttatataaagtgtataagaATCTGAATACACACAGTTCAGGTAGCATAACACAGTTCTCATTTAGTACTTTTCCATACACtttatgggcaaaagtttgtggacacctgagcataaaattgttttatatatatatatatatatatataatttccgCTGTCAAgttgttagtaatgtcaggtactgatgtaggtgaggtgagaaagcCTGGGGTGAGTTCTTTTCAAGGGTGTTGGGTTTGGGtaagagatctatagcaggcattcaagatcttccacttcaaatcCATGTAAACTGTATCTGAATGGAACTGTCTttgcatgctggaacaggtttggatctcctagttcaaggagatccctatacaattgtgtgcctcgaaCTTTCTGCTAAGAATCACTAATAACTAAAATAACTAAAAGGTAGTACAGGTGTCCCAAAGGTTTTGCCCATATAGCGGCGTTCATTCTTCACTTTAAATTGTCAAACTGATATTCACCACTAGGGGGCATTTGAACCCAACATTTTGTTCCAGAACTACTTGTGAaaacttttttcactttttttttttttaaacactgatttcaagcatttgtgtctttttattctctttgttctttttttttaaatgaaactaaACTACTAAACCTATTTTCCATCGCTTGTTTATTCTCAGCACAGTCTGCTATCCTTAAGAGTTTATATAAGAAATCATGGGAAAGTAACCCACAGAATGTACGACTAACTTCACTGTGCCCTCTACACTGCACCTCAAGCTATTCCATCAGCAAGATCATCAGCGGTTTCGACCGAAACGTGTCGATCGAATGTCCGATAGACCAAAGGTTTACGCAAGCGTGACAAATCAGTTCCCACGTGACGGATTTTACTGTGACCTTGTATGTaactgtgatttttttcattcaaatcaATTATGAGAACACATATTTTTGTACACGAGTAAAATTGGGGAAATTTCTCAACCGCATTTCCACTTGTATATGCCTGTGAGTTTTAATAACAAGAATGTATAAGGCAAACGTATTATATACAATCAGCACATCGATGTTtttttccagagcgacttacaactaagGGCATCCCTCAAGGCCCAACtaagtggtgctgggattcgaacccatGACCTTCAAAGTCAAAGGCCAATGCctttaaccaatgagctaccgCCTTCCTACAGTTTTAGCCAAAATCAACAATCGTCTGAATCACAGACATGCAGAAACTCATCtggttattaattttttttcactgttcaGATGTGAATCAGTGTCATTGATAGCTTCATATCGATGTTCTTGCCTGACAGGAGCGGAATCTGATTGCTTATTTTCCTGCTATTTACGATTTTCTACTTGTAAACTCgatgttttgtgtgttctgAGATGCGTTTGTTCCAAGCTGTATAGCCATTTTCCTCTGATCCCTCAGGTGCACTATTCTGTGTAAATTCTTGAGACgcttgtgtgtgaaaatctcagGAGCTTCTCATACACTCAAACCAGGCTATCCAGTCCAAACGTCCATGCCATGATCCTGTCACAGAGATCACACCTTTTCTTCACCCTAAAGTTTAaaccatgattttattttaattttttttatatatactaaaCACTGATAATAAAGTTATTCTCTCCttgaccactagatggcagcataACCACTGTAGTCTGTTTGGATGTACAGTATTTGGTTTTTCCTACTCAATGGGACCATGTATGGGATGATGGGATGTAGATGTTCTGTATGATGCATGTCACAAGACCTTGAACCTTTTTACTAACCTTGAAATGATCACTGATTTCGGGGAGTTGCTCAGCTTTCGTTGGAATCTTCTCCTGTGTGCCACTTTTCCTCATCGTGTTTGTTTTAGTATCGTGTCGAAACTTCTCACACTGATCTCAGAGGAGTTGATTAGTCAACATTAATGAGTCTGTTAGGAAGCTCAGAAGACTAACGCAGCAGATATATCGACGTTATAAACTGGTGTGGTGTAGATTTCACGTCTTGTGGACTTTAATGTGCATATGTTCTagatgtttgttgtttttgcttttctctAAAGAATAAAGTGCAGCGCTGATGGTCTTCTCTGGTTTCCATCGTCTGTTCTTTTGTCTGCTTGCTGTctgaaaaagattttattttaatgagattttttttttctgcatcatAAATGCATAAAGTTTTATACTTCATCAGCCAGTGATGATGATGCTTAGGGAAATACTGAGATTGAGATGATCTGAGGAAGaaattgagaggaaccagactcaaaagaacctcatcatcatctgggtggaatgtccattcattacagttccatcattgttgaggttgttTACTGATCATGGCGATTCTAGATGATTCTATTCTAATTCTATTGATTTATCTTCATGATTCTGGATTGTAAATCTCCAGattaacctcatggatcttcaaGCTGCTCATGTGGAGTCATCGTGGGTGACAGTAAGTTGGTTTCCacttgaagagaactccatccagaagtagtaacacacacacacacacaagctacaCACGCTGCTGAAATACCAGTGATCTCATCTCCTCCTTTTTCTCGGACCTGCCCAATATCtacccacctacccacccaattgtggagattcattcagacacaagggtgttgggaaagtcaggtactggtgtaggtgaggtgagaagacctggggtgcagtcagtgttcacattcatctcaaagataTTCAGTAGgtctgaggtcagagctctatagcaggagatctttcactccaaaccatgttttcatggaactggctttgagcactggagcattgtcatgctggaacaggtttgggtctcctggttcatgTGAAGGGAATGTTCAACACTACTGCATCCGAAGATGTCCAAGACAATAGTGTGTCTTTAATTCtccaacagtttggagaagatccaCACATGGCTGGACAGGTCAAGTGCCCCAATGCTTTTGTCTAGAAAGTGTATTTGGTATAAAACACCAGCTGCAGCTCATCATTTCGTGGTCTGGTGTGCAGGAATGTGAAGATGTCTGGAATATTTCATGTATATCGTATTGGAAATAAAAAGGGAAATTGGTTATTTTAAAATTGTGAACAGACTGAAGGACATGAGGGATTTTGTTTGTTAGATTTGGATGCAGGTGTGTATTGAAATtcagagaagtgaagaaaagagtgcaggcagggtggagtgggtggagaagagtgatagcaggagtgatttgtgatagaagagtatctgtgagagtgaaagggaaagtttataggactgtggtgagacctgagatgttgtatggtttaaagacagtggcattgagtaaaagacaaaagTTCTGGAATCTCAGCAGTGATGGGATGAGAAGGATGGTCTCAGAGAGAACTGAAGATGGCGTTACAACGCAATACATCTGACCCATAAGGTCTATAAACAGCTAAAGGTTATGTGAGTTAATTCCAAAGAGTTGGTCTTGTCATTGCCTGGGTTTGACTTTTGTCCATTTCTGGTTACCTTTAATAGGATTTAAATGACGCAATGAAGATCTTAAATCTGTGAAATGAGCCGGTTACAGGGTAcagactcctcctcctcctcctcctcctccttttccacCCAGGGACTAAATCTCAAATGCCTCCTTTTTTCTCTTGGATAAGGAAGTGCACTACCTAGTGGACGACATGATGGTTTCTACCTACTATGTAGTGCACGATGAGGTGAATAAGCAGCTGTTTGGGATTGGACCCAGATCCTGTTTCCACAACGCCGGAAGTCGGCTTCAAAACGGGGCGCGTTTGGTGGGCGGGGCTTGAATAGTAAAGGCGTGGCTTAGGCTTGAGATCCAAGCGGTAGGAGCCATCGCGGCTCATCATATGTAACTTTTCTTGGTTACAAAGTATCGCATTGTTACAATTATTGGTATTTTATTGACGCGAGCTGATGTGATCAAGACACGTGGTTCCTGGACCTCCTGATAAAAGCAGACGCATCTGGAgggaggagagaagaaagggGGGATCAGACCTTCAGCGGCAAAAAAGTTAGTGAGTAATGAAAGCAGCATGGAGCTCCTGCCACATCCCCCCTGCTGAGGATCTGGAGTTCTTCTGACCATAAACCACGTCTCTGCTTTCTCCAAGCTTGGAGTTTGGAACCCAGACGTTAAACAGGAGGGAAAACAAATCAGCCGGATTATTCATCTGGTTGCGACCAGGTCGTGGGTCCGTCTTTTCTTCCCGAGTTCAAGTTGGtcgatgttgatgatgatgaagaaagcCCACCAGCAGGAAACCCGGACACACTCTGCTGCTGTGTGCTTCATCACGCTCCTGTTCCAAGGTATGACCATGATTTCATGATTTGTGTATCTGCATATCAATGCTGAATCCATCTGCTCTCAGCTTGTAGAGCTGCACTTGGGACAACCTGAAGATCATTTATGATGATCATTGAGaactttccttccttcctttacaGTTCATCTCCATTTAATGTATGAGATGATTCTTCCATGGAACAAACTCAATGGCTTGATGTTTGCAGTGTTTCCAAAACACCTGAaagcttttgtgttttttttttgccattttaggCCACCTTTCCTGCCTACAGGCTTCTGCTTTGGCTGGAATAGTTTGGCTCAGAATAGTTGTGTAATTCCTGGGTAAttctgcatgttttatttctacagGAAGCGTAGTTGTtagggtgggggtgggggtggtgaTTCCTCACTAATGTATGATGCATAAACATGAAAGTGGATTAAAGTCACCAGTGGGATTCTGTTACCAACCGGTTTGTCCTCTAAACCAAAAGACACTCATCTGCCTGATTGCATGTCGTGGAAACGGATCAAAGTGCGTCCACGTGTGGGTCTTCAGACATTGACTCGGTTTCGAATACTTTCACGATCGGAAGAGTGAAAATATCTAAATGGGATCCAGAGACGACTCTGTGGTCTTCTGGCCTAAGCAGGATTTTCGAATGTTTACACTGGTTGACTCGGTGCTGGCGAACTCAACAGTCTCTTTTATGACTCTGGCGAGCGAATGGAAGCGGCCGGGGATTGATGCCAGACTCCACACTGCTGTGAGTGTATTCCGCATGAGACCGAGGGTCTCCTTACTTTCTCCCTGATCTCCGTAAGAAGCAAGATGAGCTGCAAGGACAGTGGGTGTGAAAACTGAGTGCGGCCTTCTTCAGACTGCTGAATACTGAATGCTCGGTCTGCGTGCTGCATCCCGGGGGACCTGGCTACGGTGGAGCAGGGAGGGAAAGGGATGACGCTGTGTGTGGGGGTGGAAAAGAGGACGCTGTGTTGTGTAGGGCTGAAGTATTCCTCCAGGGCTCACTGAGGAAGTAGTGTAAAATTTGCATGGGTGCCCGAAAGATAAAAGCATGTACTTCGCAGGTACTTGAAGACCCTGGCTGGTGTTTACGAACACCGGGGGAGCCGTCACACTTCTTTGTTGTGTTAATTCCAAAAGGTCTGGGGAAAACCCGGGTCCTCACAATGGTCAAATAAAGGTGCGGGTTGTGAGGACCTGTGTTTTATATTTCCCCATATGGGCTACTTTTATATACATTGGGTATGTGTGGGATTCTGTATTTCACAGTAATCGTTCAGATTGCAGGGAATTTTCTTCATCTTGAAGATACCAACCCACAGAACTCCAGGGTTCAATGTTTTTAAACTCTAAACGTCACGTCCCTTTGAGTGCTGAAAAAGTTTCTGGTTCCAAAGTTCCCAGAAGAGTTTCCCAGGATAGAATTACAAAGCGCTTCAATATCCaatccttgaaaaaaaaaaaaaaagcctgtgtCATTAAAAGCAGGCTGAGAGTTTTTTCTTAAAGAATCCGTTTGGCAGTCGGATGGTAGTTCTGGTGGGAGTTATTTGGAAATGAAATCTGGAAGTTGTCCTCTACCACAGCGCCGCGTAGAACCCCAAAATCCACATAAAAACTGTTTCAGAGAATCGTTTTCAATATAATTTGTAGTTAAAACCTCATGAAAAGATTAGATGGAATAAACACTTTTACAGTCACAGACCCCTGGAAAGGAAACCCCCAGTTTTAtgattctttttgtttgtttggatttttttttaaagaattgcaGGAAGTCTGAACAAGATTATAATCTAAATCATGAAGCAAAATGAACTGAACATTAAATCCCAAAAGTCTTTTGTGTacttttctggccacaagctTTAGGATGTCAAGTTGCAACAGTCTCCAAAGACAGAATTTTGACTCTGAATACACGTTATTTTTGTACGATTAAGGAGTTTTATTTGAAGCACTTGGTGAGCAGTAAGGGAACGAATCTTTCACGAAATTGCTGGAAAAGTTTTGAGCTTGGTCTTTACAAGATCACTCAACACTTCCTGTTTTCAGGAACACTAGGTGGTCCTTTTGTTGAATGATTTTAGTTTCAGAACTCCCACTGAAAACGAAGTCAGTCTTACGGGTGAGTGAACAGGGTACACGATTATCACTGTATTTATAGATACCTTTTTAAATTATATCTTGGAATACATGGGTGCATGGTAGTTCAGATGGTTGTTTTGTTACCTCAAAGATCCAAGGTTTCATTCTGATAATAGATCATGTTTTTGTGGAGTTTTCCCTCTGTCTGCTTAAACTtcatcctatttttttttccagggttTCCTGTGTGAAAGTTGTTTGTGGGTGATGCCATGTGAAGGACACCTTCATGTTTCTTATCTCTACCTGAGAAATCTCAATTTGTAATTGCTACTTGGAGAATTGGGACAGTCTCCTTTGTTAATTTTCTAAGTGAGGATATTAAAGTGGATATGCTGATGTCCGTTTTATCACGAGAAGTCGTCGATACATCATGTTTTGGCTATAAGACAGCACTGATGGTTGATCCTGAAACTACCAGCAAAAAATTATACCgttagtttttccgggttgcgttatacagtacgagagcagcctctagaggtgaatcactgaagccatgtgctgtttatataaagtgtcttttttttttttttatttaatatatatatattttttaaatgtctctttttcttctcagttTGAATGcctctttttccccctcaatttttattaatataatgaatatatttatatttatttcatttagcacattttcatggttcagtattttttgttttgtttctttacttTTGTAATCATGTAAACAGTTAAATTTTACATGGGTGGTTagtttcttttataattttttttatccagtgtcTATTTTAAAAATTGGTGAATCGGTTAACAGCAAGTACGATCCGACCTAGCTATCGGTTGACCTCTGTTTATCATCACTCGTCATGCAGGCATTAGTACTTTTACAAATAGCTAGTTTGTTGATAATAAATGGTGAAGTTCATGCTTTTTTTCACGTGTAATGGTTGCGAGTTACGTGATTCCTGGTTGCGCAGACGATTTCAAAGACTGTTTTTTGTGCATTCGGCTATAAGCCTGAAAAAATGAATGTTGACACTCGGCTGTAATTTTACGCTCGATGTAGAGACGTCCTCATGGTTATAAAGATGGATTGTTCTCTGTGCTGCTGCCACCTGTCATTCCCTGATTATATTTTCAACAGCAGAGCACAGATTGAGAGGGAGAGAACGGGGCATGTGCTTTGGCTAATAGCAGTCATGCTAATTGAGGAAGCAGCTGTTttgtgtgttggggtgtgtaTGGTGTCTTACAATGTACCATAATTTTATGCTACATAGTGAGAAGTTATTATTAGCAGAACGATACTTGATATAGTATGCGATTTGAATGTTTGAATGTCAGCCACACATGAGTTTGAGCATAATCCCATTCCATAGTGTGCCAATCttcgctgttataatgacctccaatcttctgggaagatgttccactaaattttgtggagattcattcaaccacaagggtggtagtaaagtcaggtaagctcagaaggcctggggttcagtagGGTTTTTAATTCGGAGCtttgtagcaggccactcaagatctttctcggTTTCCATTTTTTAACAACGTTTTCACTAAATTGCCATTAGCTGTGAACATGTGTCGCCTTTGGTGATTGACATGTTCTCAGGACTGGCTGCACGTAGTCTCCTGATCTACCTTGATCTTGAGCAGgacaataaagaataaataactcCTCAATTCGctcaagtagaagtgcagaaacatgtattttaaaagactctggtaaaaggtgaagttctgactgcactttttcactcaggttaaagtaaagaagtttgggctctgacgtgtacttcagtaaaaagtagtgattattactacctTTTTTAGTGTCACGTTGGTAACTGAACcccacatcatattaatatattaatacaaaataatttcatatgttctctaatgaatgtatccagccagaagatccaccatatagaacacatgcagagaaaagatgatgatcaggtgatcaggaatgtctgttctcagtcactCACGTCTCATCCAccttaaccccagacttcttactgccttctgactgctcattgtgagcttcataaactagtctacgtcctgggtgtgtgagagacagaaaataatacacaacaagtggtagattgaaaaagccacacaatgacaagaaataagtTGAAAGTctacaaatagattaaaactaaagtaacgagtctggtttaaaaatgtaagaaagaacagatatttgtgttaatAATTTACTGAACGAAAGTAAAGagttgtctgaaaaatgaaAGTACTGATTTCAGAAAAATATACTTAAGTGCAGTAGCAAAGTATTTGTAATGCTACCACTTCGAGAGATGTCCTAAACATATTCCTGACTGGTACAGATGCTAGCATAGACGCTTAGCCAAGCCCTGTTCCAGACCCTGTGCAGtcggggatggttccacatcaacagcctaaaaaTTAGTGAGCAACCCAAAACCTAGGGTGGATTTGGGCTgttattaatatcaacagtctgcttcaGGCTACAGGCTGGACCACAGGCTGCATGAAGAGTTTTGCCTTTTACTGCAAACTTCACAATGATGGAACAGTAATGAATGgacaggtttcttcctcatgctatTTTTCCGTTACCAAAgatttttacagcattttttttactgaccaAGCTCCAGCATGTACAACTTTCATTTGGTCTGAAAACCAAACGAAGTCATACTGGGAGAATataaaaattccaaaaaaatatatgttggGGGTATGGGGTTGTTCTGCTTCTGATTAAACTGCTCTTGACTTTAGCAGAGTGTATGTAAGCATTTAGATCTCCGAATGGTGAACGTTTTAAAAGAAGCATGTGTTTGTGCACCATGTGGTGCGCCAGTTCTGTTTAATGACCACATGTTCTTTTGCTTTTATATGACCACGTACTGCAGTCATGGTTAACGAGTCCTATGAAATGTCTGCTCATACAGGTATGGATTCAACATAAGGTTTAATTGTCGGCGGGAGAATGTAGGAAAAGGGTGAAATAGACTGTCTGTGTAGATCgtggttactttttttttttactgtacactattactACGCGATAACctgtggagcagtggtagaggacggAGGGGTCTGCAGAGCAGTGTAGTGGTAGAGGACGGAGGGATGTTGTACATTAGAGATCAACATAAGCATGTCATATTAACAATGTGAGAAGTCAAACACAGTTGATTGTCCCTGGTTACCACATGGttgtgtgcagtgttgtgtagACCGTGGTTACTTttttactgtacactattactACGCAATAACCTgggaagcagtggtagaggacggAGGGGTCTGCAGAGCAGTGTAGCGGTAGAGGACGGAGGGGTCTGCGGAGCAGCGGTAGAGGATGGGAGGGGTCTGCGGAGCAGCGGTAGAGGACGGAAGGGGTCTGAGCAGCGGTAGAGGACGGAGGGGTTCATGGAGCAGCAGTAGAGGACGGAGGGGTTcatggagcagtggtagaggacggAGGGGTCTGGAGCAGCGTAGAGGACGGAAGGGGTCTGAGCAGCGGTAGAGGACGGAAGGGGTCTGCGGAGCAGCGGTAGAGGACGGAAGGGGTCTGCGGAGCAGCGGTAGAGGACGGAAGGGGTCTGCGGCGCAGCGGTAGAGGACGGGAGGGGTCTGCGGAGCAGCGGTAGAGAACGGAGGGGTCTGCTGAGCAGCGGTAGAGGACGGAGGGGTCTGCAGAGCAGTGCAGCGGTAGAGGATGGGAGGGGTCTgcggagcagtggtagaggacggGAGGGGTCTGCGGAGCAGCAGTAGAGGACTGAGAGGTCTGCGGAGCAGCAGTAGAGGACGGAGGGGTCTGTGGAACagtagtagaggatggaggggtcTGCAGTAGAGGACGGCGGGATGTTGTACAGGAGAGATCAACATAAGCATGTCATATTAACAATGTGAGAAGTCAAAGACCATTGATTGTCCCTGGTTACCACATGGTTGTGTGCAGTGAATGAAGGTAAGATCAGAGTGTTGTCCATAGAGATAACAAAATCATGGCATAGCTTTGCATCACCATGGATGTCCAGCAATTCAGTTTTGATTTTGATGGTATTAGGGAGTTTTACATGAGTTTACAGATATCCCTG is part of the Silurus meridionalis isolate SWU-2019-XX chromosome 9, ASM1480568v1, whole genome shotgun sequence genome and harbors:
- the soul4 gene encoding heme-binding protein soul4, which translates into the protein MALISIEDLAELDDEQLEDEVTENSQAVDDDEEEQRLLAHWQAVGRTHQVSVPREMTGPIMEMTRRNQQMEAVPFVTIATHEKLGEVVYEERVYPPGKWACITFGEKLYEQSISKGFMKLMRFICKENSAGRYLGMTVPVVNGIMMLKDGSGLENEVLTAYYLPAEFQANPPQPADPDITIVHRDSLRVITRVFFGTTTEETISRQIRLLWELLGTSEDIHQDQYMVAVYENPGVPSRRNEIWFIRQNP